From a single Abyssisolibacter fermentans genomic region:
- the glmS gene encoding glutamine--fructose-6-phosphate transaminase (isomerizing), protein MCGIVGYIGEKQATNILIDGLSKLEYRGYDSAGVAIINNNKLNVRKFKGRLSVLEEDLRQNEIQGNIGIGHTRWATHGEPSDVNSHPHTNCTNDIAVIHNGIIENYMKIKKWLEEVSDVTFKSETDTEVIAHLIDYFYEGDLVDAVYKAVEKMEGAYAIGVVCKKEPDKIVAVRKDSPLIVGIGKGENFLASDIPALLKYTREVYLIENDEFVVLTKEDIKIFNEFRQEVKRDVFKVTWDVESAEKDGYEHFMIKEINEQPKGTKETLQRRLDDNGDIYLDGIKITKEDLENINKVYIVACGTAYHAGLVGRSIIEKYARISVEVDIASEFRYRNPIIDEHTLFIAVSQSGETLDTLAALREAKKHGARILSLVNVVGSSVARESHDVFYTWAGPEIAVASTKAFTTQLMAFNMIALHMGLTKGTLTKERYTNLIGRLKELPNKIQTLLDQYELIQEVADKQFNNEKVFFMGRGIDVEIAKEGSLKLKEISYINSFAIAAGELKHGTIALIEDETFVIALATQDRLYEKMLSNIKEVKARGAHVLAIAKENNEEIEKIADKVIYIPETEDELTAILSVIPLQLLSYYIAVARGCDVDKPRNLAKSVTVE, encoded by the coding sequence ATGTGTGGAATAGTTGGATATATAGGAGAAAAGCAAGCTACAAATATTTTAATAGATGGATTATCAAAGTTAGAATATAGAGGATATGATTCAGCAGGAGTAGCAATTATAAATAATAATAAATTGAATGTAAGAAAATTCAAAGGCAGATTAAGTGTACTTGAGGAAGATTTAAGGCAAAATGAGATACAAGGAAATATAGGAATAGGGCACACTAGATGGGCAACACATGGAGAACCATCTGATGTCAATTCCCACCCACATACAAATTGTACAAATGATATAGCGGTTATACATAATGGTATAATTGAAAATTACATGAAGATAAAAAAATGGTTAGAAGAAGTTAGTGATGTAACATTCAAATCAGAAACAGATACAGAAGTAATAGCACACCTTATAGATTATTTTTATGAAGGAGATTTAGTTGATGCAGTATATAAAGCAGTAGAAAAAATGGAAGGTGCATATGCGATAGGTGTAGTATGCAAAAAAGAGCCAGATAAAATAGTAGCGGTAAGAAAAGACAGTCCACTAATAGTAGGGATAGGAAAAGGCGAAAATTTCCTAGCATCAGACATACCAGCACTTTTAAAATATACAAGAGAAGTATATTTGATAGAAAATGATGAATTTGTTGTATTGACTAAAGAAGATATAAAGATATTTAATGAGTTTCGTCAAGAAGTAAAAAGAGATGTATTCAAAGTAACCTGGGATGTAGAATCAGCAGAAAAAGATGGTTACGAGCATTTCATGATAAAAGAAATAAATGAGCAGCCAAAAGGAACAAAAGAGACACTTCAAAGAAGATTAGATGATAACGGAGACATATATCTTGATGGAATCAAGATTACAAAAGAGGATTTAGAAAATATAAACAAAGTATATATAGTAGCATGTGGAACAGCTTATCATGCGGGACTGGTTGGTAGGAGTATAATAGAAAAATATGCTAGAATATCAGTAGAAGTAGATATAGCATCAGAATTTAGATACAGAAACCCAATAATAGACGAACACACATTGTTCATAGCAGTAAGTCAATCAGGAGAAACACTAGACACATTAGCAGCACTTAGAGAAGCAAAAAAACATGGTGCTAGAATTTTATCACTAGTAAATGTAGTAGGAAGCTCAGTAGCAAGAGAATCACATGATGTTTTTTACACATGGGCAGGACCAGAAATAGCAGTAGCTTCAACAAAAGCTTTTACAACACAGCTAATGGCTTTCAACATGATAGCACTACACATGGGTTTAACAAAAGGAACATTAACAAAAGAGAGATACACTAATTTAATCGGGCGCTTAAAAGAATTACCGAATAAAATTCAAACACTATTAGATCAATATGAACTAATACAAGAAGTAGCAGACAAACAATTTAACAATGAAAAAGTATTCTTTATGGGTAGGGGAATAGATGTAGAAATAGCAAAAGAAGGATCATTAAAGCTAAAAGAAATTTCATACATCAATTCATTTGCAATAGCAGCAGGAGAATTAAAACATGGAACAATAGCACTAATAGAAGACGAAACATTTGTAATAGCACTAGCAACACAAGACAGACTATATGAAAAAATGTTATCAAACATAAAAGAAGTAAAAGCAAGAGGAGCACATGTACTTGCAATAGCAAAAGAAAACAACGAAGAAATAGAAAAAATAGCAGACAAGGTAATATACATCCCAGAAACAGAAGACGAATTAACAGCAATTCTTAGTGTAATTCCACTACAGCTATTATCATATTATATAGCAGTGGCAAGGGGATGCGATGTTGATAAGCCACGAAATCTGGCCAAGTCTGTTACTGTAGAATAA
- the glmM gene encoding phosphoglucosamine mutase, which produces MGKLFGTDGVRGIANVDLTAELAYRLGRIGAYILTKGKKGSKIIVGMDTRKSKDMLGAALTAGICSVGVDVLNVGVVPTPAVSYLTRLHEADAGVVISASHNPVDYNGIKFFNSKGYKLNDDIENEIEEYILNDKDVEYRPLGEDIGEVNIIKDAVLEYTNYLKGLIDVDFKGLKIAVDCANGASFEAAPKLLKELGADIKVFYNTPNGININFNCGSTHPEILQKLVVENSCDVGLAFDGDADRLIAVDEKGNIIDGDYVLAICSTHLKEKGLLKNDTVVGTIMTNMGLDKYCETQGIKVVKTKVGDRYVLEEMLEKGYVLGGEQSGHIIFLDYNTTGDGLLTALQIISVMKAKNKPLSELAAVLKRYPQILVNAEVNKDKKTKYLKDDIIMSEIQKIEEEFHGEGRVIIRPSGTEALVRVMIEGQDEKKISQKANYLADLIKQRLK; this is translated from the coding sequence ATGGGCAAACTCTTTGGAACAGATGGAGTGAGAGGAATAGCTAATGTAGATTTAACTGCAGAGCTTGCATATAGACTTGGAAGAATAGGAGCTTACATACTAACAAAAGGTAAGAAAGGTTCTAAAATAATCGTTGGAATGGATACAAGAAAATCAAAAGATATGTTAGGAGCTGCTTTAACAGCAGGTATTTGCTCAGTAGGAGTAGATGTGTTAAACGTAGGTGTGGTTCCAACACCCGCAGTTTCATATCTTACCAGACTACATGAAGCAGATGCAGGAGTAGTTATATCAGCTTCACACAATCCGGTTGATTATAATGGAATTAAATTTTTCAATTCAAAAGGATATAAATTAAATGATGATATAGAAAATGAAATAGAAGAATATATATTAAATGATAAAGATGTTGAGTATAGACCATTAGGCGAAGACATAGGAGAAGTTAATATAATCAAGGATGCAGTGCTAGAATATACGAATTATCTAAAAGGTTTAATTGATGTTGATTTCAAAGGTTTAAAAATAGCAGTAGATTGTGCTAATGGAGCTTCATTTGAAGCAGCACCAAAGCTACTAAAAGAATTGGGAGCAGATATTAAAGTTTTTTACAATACACCTAATGGAATAAATATAAATTTTAACTGTGGCTCAACACATCCTGAGATATTACAAAAGCTTGTAGTAGAAAATAGCTGTGATGTTGGATTAGCATTTGATGGTGATGCAGATAGATTAATAGCAGTAGATGAAAAAGGTAATATTATTGATGGAGACTATGTGTTAGCAATTTGTTCGACTCATTTAAAAGAAAAGGGATTACTTAAGAATGATACAGTTGTAGGTACTATCATGACCAACATGGGCTTAGATAAATATTGTGAAACTCAAGGAATAAAAGTAGTAAAAACAAAAGTTGGAGATAGATATGTATTAGAAGAAATGCTAGAAAAAGGTTATGTCTTAGGTGGAGAGCAGTCAGGACATATAATTTTCCTTGATTATAACACAACAGGAGACGGTTTACTAACTGCATTACAGATTATATCAGTGATGAAAGCAAAAAACAAACCGTTATCTGAGTTAGCAGCAGTATTAAAAAGATATCCACAAATATTGGTAAATGCAGAAGTTAATAAAGATAAAAAGACAAAGTATCTAAAAGATGATATAATAATGAGCGAAATTCAAAAAATAGAAGAAGAATTTCATGGAGAAGGAAGAGTTATCATAAGACCTTCAGGCACTGAAGCCTTGGTTCGTGTAATGATAGAAGGACAAGATGAGAAAAAGATATCTCAAAAGGCAAATTACTTAGCAGATTTAATCAAACAGCGACTTAAATAG
- a CDS encoding 2-oxoacid:acceptor oxidoreductase family protein, whose amino-acid sequence MQEKVIIAGFGGQGVMSMGQLLTYAGMIENKNVSWLPSYGPEMRGGTANCNVMVSDNLIGSPIITNDATTGIVMNLPSLIKFESDVIPGGKLLINSSLIDKKAERDDLDVYYVPANEIANELGNIKVANMVMLGAYLELTKAVETESVIEAFKKVFGEKKAKFIPLNREALAKGAAYINK is encoded by the coding sequence ATGCAAGAAAAAGTTATAATTGCAGGGTTTGGTGGCCAAGGTGTTATGTCTATGGGTCAATTACTAACTTATGCAGGAATGATCGAAAACAAAAACGTATCATGGCTTCCTTCTTACGGACCAGAAATGCGTGGAGGTACAGCAAACTGTAATGTAATGGTTTCTGATAATCTTATTGGTTCACCAATAATCACTAATGATGCTACAACTGGCATAGTTATGAACTTACCATCATTAATTAAATTTGAATCAGATGTAATTCCGGGGGGGAAATTACTAATAAACAGCTCTTTGATAGATAAAAAAGCAGAAAGAGATGACTTAGATGTTTACTATGTACCAGCAAATGAGATAGCTAATGAGCTTGGAAATATTAAAGTTGCTAACATGGTAATGCTAGGTGCATACTTAGAGCTTACAAAAGCTGTAGAAACTGAATCTGTAATAGAAGCTTTCAAAAAAGTGTTCGGAGAAAAGAAAGCTAAATTTATACCATTAAACAGAGAAGCATTAGCAAAAGGTGCGGCTTATATAAATAAATAA
- a CDS encoding thiamine pyrophosphate-dependent enzyme has translation MTVAFKKTKGLTDKPLHYCPGCTHGIIHRLVAEVLEELEVLDKTIGVAPVGCSVFAYDYFNCDMQEAAHGRAPAVATGIKRVNPDKVVFTYQGDGDLASIGAAEIVHAAHRGEKITTIFVNNAIYGMTGGQMAPTTLVGQKATTAPYGRDEAHCGKSLKVSEMLATIDGAKFVERVSVNSPANIRKAKKAIKKAFELQLANKGFGIVEVLSTCPTNWGLSPVEAIKWLEANMIPYYPLGNLRDVEEAK, from the coding sequence ATGACAGTAGCATTCAAGAAAACTAAAGGATTAACAGACAAACCTTTACATTATTGCCCAGGATGTACACATGGTATAATCCATAGATTAGTTGCAGAGGTATTAGAAGAACTTGAAGTACTTGATAAAACAATAGGTGTTGCACCTGTTGGATGTTCAGTATTTGCTTATGATTATTTCAACTGTGATATGCAGGAAGCAGCTCATGGTAGAGCACCTGCTGTTGCTACAGGTATTAAAAGAGTTAACCCTGATAAAGTAGTATTTACTTATCAAGGTGATGGAGACTTAGCTTCTATAGGAGCTGCTGAAATAGTACATGCAGCACATAGAGGAGAAAAAATAACTACTATATTTGTAAACAATGCTATATATGGTATGACTGGTGGACAGATGGCTCCTACAACTTTAGTAGGACAAAAAGCTACAACAGCTCCTTATGGTAGAGACGAAGCACATTGTGGTAAATCTCTAAAAGTATCTGAAATGTTAGCTACAATTGATGGAGCTAAATTTGTAGAGAGAGTTTCAGTTAATAGTCCTGCAAATATAAGAAAAGCTAAAAAAGCTATAAAAAAAGCTTTTGAATTACAATTAGCAAACAAAGGCTTTGGTATAGTAGAGGTATTATCTACTTGTCCTACAAACTGGGGACTATCACCAGTAGAGGCTATCAAATGGTTAGAAGCAAATATGATACCATACTATCCATTAGGTAATTTACGTGATGTAGAGGAGGCGAAATAA
- a CDS encoding 3-methyl-2-oxobutanoate dehydrogenase subunit VorB, with protein sequence MAKILMKGNEAIGAAAIKAGCRYFFGYPITPQNEVPEYMARELPKVGGVFLQAESEVAAINMVYGASGAGARVMTSSSSPGIALKQEGISYIAGAELPCVVVNVVRGGPGLGGIQPAQSDYYQATRGGGNGDYRMPVYAPSSIQETVDLIMGAFDVADQYRTPVMILADGMIGQMMEPIEFKEPKKRELAPKTWATTGTKDERKPNIINSLFIDPQELEDHCIRLEKKYDLIAQNECLVEEYKLEGAEIVVAAYGTTSRIVKNAIDKCAELGIKVGLIRPITLWPFPFASFEKIEDTTKAVLTVEMSTGQMIDDVKIAMNGRMPVEFYGRTGGMVPTPDAIVEKIKKIVGGEK encoded by the coding sequence ATGGCTAAAATATTAATGAAGGGAAATGAAGCTATAGGAGCAGCAGCTATAAAAGCAGGCTGTAGGTATTTCTTTGGTTATCCAATTACACCTCAAAATGAGGTACCTGAATATATGGCAAGAGAACTTCCAAAAGTAGGAGGAGTATTTTTACAAGCAGAAAGTGAAGTAGCTGCTATAAATATGGTATATGGTGCATCAGGAGCAGGAGCAAGAGTTATGACATCTTCTTCAAGCCCAGGAATTGCATTAAAACAAGAAGGTATTTCTTATATAGCAGGAGCAGAGCTTCCATGTGTAGTAGTAAACGTAGTAAGAGGGGGTCCTGGATTAGGTGGTATCCAACCTGCTCAATCAGATTACTACCAAGCAACTAGAGGAGGCGGTAACGGTGACTATAGAATGCCAGTTTACGCTCCAAGTAGCATTCAAGAAACTGTTGATTTAATAATGGGAGCATTTGATGTTGCTGACCAATATAGAACTCCAGTTATGATTTTGGCAGATGGTATGATAGGACAAATGATGGAGCCTATTGAGTTTAAAGAGCCAAAGAAAAGAGAATTAGCTCCTAAAACATGGGCAACTACAGGAACAAAAGACGAAAGAAAACCTAATATAATAAATTCACTATTCATAGACCCTCAGGAACTAGAGGATCATTGTATTAGACTTGAAAAGAAATATGATCTTATAGCTCAAAACGAATGTCTTGTAGAAGAATATAAGCTAGAAGGAGCAGAGATTGTTGTAGCAGCTTATGGTACTACTTCTAGAATTGTTAAAAATGCAATAGACAAATGTGCTGAATTGGGAATTAAAGTTGGTTTAATCAGACCTATAACATTATGGCCATTCCCATTTGCAAGCTTTGAAAAAATAGAAGATACTACAAAAGCAGTATTAACTGTTGAAATGAGTACAGGTCAAATGATAGATGATGTTAAAATAGCTATGAACGGTAGAATGCCTGTAGAGTTCTACGGAAGAACAGGAGGAATGGTTCCAACTCCAGATGCTATAGTAGAAAAAATCAAGAAAATTGTTGGGGGTGAAAAGTAA
- a CDS encoding 4Fe-4S binding protein produces MAVKGKVKFNEDLCKGCGLCTTVCPVNIVLIDNDKINIKGYHPATVKEMDKCIGCTNCATICPDCVIEVERIKE; encoded by the coding sequence ATGGCAGTTAAAGGTAAAGTTAAATTCAATGAAGATTTATGTAAAGGTTGTGGTCTTTGTACAACAGTTTGTCCTGTGAACATAGTTCTTATAGACAACGATAAAATTAACATCAAAGGTTATCATCCAGCAACAGTTAAAGAGATGGATAAATGTATAGGTTGTACTAATTGCGCAACTATTTGTCCAGATTGTGTTATAGAGGTTGAAAGAATAAAAGAATAG
- a CDS encoding ATP-binding protein, protein MHKDKRIRIITGHYGSGKTEFAVNYVLELAKSGGKVAIADLDIVNPYFRSREKTELLEEKGVRVIASSLKGINTDVPALSAAINAPLEDKLYDLVLDVGGDPVGARVLGRYYNFFSDKDDYDMFLVVNANRPETQTVEAVISFIKSIEHASRLKITGLINNTHLLKSTTLEDVMRGQKLVEEVAETTGLEVKYVSVIESLADKLPSDIQGEIIPIKMYMREEWMS, encoded by the coding sequence ATGCACAAAGACAAGCGTATAAGAATAATAACTGGTCATTATGGAAGTGGAAAGACAGAATTTGCAGTTAATTATGTATTAGAACTTGCAAAATCAGGAGGAAAAGTTGCTATAGCTGATTTAGATATAGTAAACCCTTATTTTAGAAGCAGAGAAAAAACAGAGCTTTTAGAAGAAAAGGGTGTAAGGGTTATAGCAAGCTCATTGAAAGGGATAAATACTGATGTACCTGCTTTGAGTGCAGCAATAAATGCACCACTTGAAGATAAATTGTATGATTTAGTTCTTGATGTGGGAGGCGACCCAGTAGGTGCAAGAGTTCTAGGTAGATATTATAACTTTTTTTCAGATAAAGATGACTATGACATGTTTTTAGTAGTAAATGCAAATAGACCTGAAACACAGACAGTAGAAGCGGTTATATCATTTATTAAAAGTATAGAACATGCTTCTAGATTAAAGATAACAGGTTTGATAAATAATACGCATCTTTTAAAAAGTACAACTCTTGAAGATGTTATGAGAGGACAAAAGCTTGTAGAAGAAGTTGCAGAAACAACAGGATTAGAAGTTAAATATGTTTCAGTTATTGAAAGTCTAGCCGATAAGCTTCCAAGTGATATACAAGGAGAAATAATACCTATCAAAATGTATATGAGAGAAGAATGGATGAGCTAG
- the buk gene encoding butyrate kinase — protein sequence METFRILVINPGSTSTKIAIFDNEKSIFEETLRHSAEELAPFEKVYDQYEFRKNIILETLNEKDINVTKFSAIVGRGGLLKPISGGTYEVNEAMLRDLKDGVSGEHASNLGGIIAHEIASQLNIPAFIVDPVVVDEMDEIAKVSGMPEIERKSIFHALNQKAVARRAAKEMGKTYEDSNIIVAHLGGGISVGAHKKGRVVDVNNALDGEGPMSPERSGSLPVGDLVKMCFSNKYSLDEIKKKIKGKGGLVAHLNTNDGREVSSMIDNGNKKAALVYEAMAYQVAKEIGVCAAVLEGKVDAIVLTGGIAYDEKIVKWISDRVSFIGDIKVYPGEDELIALAQGGLRVVRKEEQAKIYS from the coding sequence ATGGAAACTTTTAGAATACTGGTAATAAATCCTGGTTCAACGTCTACTAAAATAGCTATCTTTGACAATGAGAAGAGTATATTTGAAGAAACACTCAGACATTCAGCTGAAGAATTAGCTCCTTTTGAAAAAGTATATGATCAATATGAATTTAGAAAAAATATCATATTAGAAACATTAAATGAAAAAGATATTAACGTAACTAAATTCAGTGCTATAGTCGGTAGAGGTGGATTGTTAAAGCCTATTTCTGGTGGAACATATGAAGTTAATGAAGCTATGCTTAGAGATTTAAAAGATGGAGTGTCAGGGGAACATGCTTCTAACCTAGGGGGAATAATAGCACATGAAATAGCTTCTCAATTAAATATTCCAGCATTTATTGTAGATCCTGTTGTCGTTGATGAAATGGATGAAATAGCAAAAGTTTCAGGAATGCCAGAGATAGAAAGAAAAAGTATATTCCATGCATTAAATCAAAAAGCAGTAGCCAGAAGAGCTGCAAAAGAAATGGGAAAAACATATGAAGATTCAAATATCATAGTGGCACATCTAGGTGGAGGAATATCAGTAGGAGCTCACAAAAAAGGAAGAGTTGTTGATGTAAATAATGCACTCGATGGAGAAGGACCTATGTCACCTGAGAGAAGTGGAAGCTTACCAGTAGGTGATTTGGTAAAAATGTGTTTTAGTAATAAATATTCTTTAGATGAGATTAAAAAGAAGATAAAAGGCAAAGGTGGTTTAGTTGCTCATCTTAATACAAATGATGGTAGAGAAGTTTCTAGTATGATAGATAATGGGAATAAAAAAGCTGCTTTAGTTTATGAAGCTATGGCATATCAAGTAGCAAAAGAGATTGGAGTATGTGCAGCAGTATTAGAAGGAAAAGTTGATGCCATAGTATTAACTGGTGGTATTGCATATGATGAGAAAATAGTTAAATGGATTTCAGACAGAGTTAGTTTTATAGGAGATATTAAAGTATATCCTGGAGAAGATGAATTAATAGCATTAGCTCAGGGTGGATTGAGAGTAGTAAGAAAAGAGGAACAGGCTAAGATTTATAGTTAA
- a CDS encoding phosphate butyryltransferase — MIRGFNDVLELAKKKGAKTLSVAAAHDKEVLLAVKQANDLGIADAILVGDKAKIVEIASEISMDLEKFEIIDIPDIVEASAKAVELISKGKAHIVMKGLVDTSIILKAVLNKEAGLRTGKVLSHVAVFDLDSYEKILFVTDAAMNIAPDLEHKKQIVENCVEVAHSLDIEIPNVAVVCAKEKVNTKMPDTVVAKDLEDMNKNGEITGCTIGGPFALDNAISLEAAKHKGIDHPVAGKADILLMPDIEAGNILYKALVFLAGAQNAGVIVGAKVPIVLTSRADCETAKLNSIALGVLMASKK; from the coding sequence ATGATTAGGGGATTCAATGATGTTTTAGAATTAGCTAAAAAAAAGGGAGCAAAAACTTTATCAGTAGCAGCGGCTCATGACAAAGAAGTTCTCCTAGCAGTTAAGCAAGCAAATGATTTAGGTATAGCAGATGCAATATTAGTTGGGGATAAAGCTAAAATAGTAGAGATTGCAAGCGAAATATCTATGGATTTAGAAAAGTTTGAAATTATAGATATACCTGACATTGTTGAAGCTTCTGCTAAAGCTGTAGAGCTTATTTCAAAAGGAAAAGCTCATATTGTTATGAAAGGTTTAGTAGATACATCAATAATATTAAAAGCTGTATTAAATAAAGAAGCTGGATTAAGAACAGGGAAGGTTTTAAGTCATGTAGCAGTATTTGATTTAGATTCTTATGAAAAAATATTATTTGTAACCGATGCAGCTATGAATATAGCACCAGATTTAGAACACAAGAAACAAATAGTTGAAAACTGTGTAGAGGTAGCACATTCATTAGACATAGAAATTCCAAATGTTGCAGTTGTTTGTGCTAAAGAAAAAGTCAATACAAAAATGCCAGACACAGTTGTTGCCAAAGATTTAGAAGATATGAATAAAAATGGCGAAATAACAGGATGTACTATAGGCGGACCTTTTGCACTTGATAATGCAATATCACTTGAGGCTGCTAAACATAAAGGAATAGATCATCCAGTAGCTGGGAAAGCAGATATATTATTAATGCCAGACATTGAAGCTGGAAACATACTTTACAAAGCATTAGTATTTTTGGCAGGAGCTCAAAATGCAGGTGTAATAGTTGGAGCTAAAGTACCTATAGTATTAACATCCAGAGCTGACTGTGAAACAGCTAAGTTAAATTCAATTGCGTTAGGTGTATTAATGGCATCAAAGAAATAA
- the buk gene encoding butyrate kinase: MHRKLILAINPGSTSTKLSIFENTNRLIEGKISHTVEDLKNFEHIIDQKDYRLDLILDWLKNKDIKLDQLRAVVGRGGLLRPMSGGSYIVTPRMVKDLEIGIQGEHASNLGGILAKAIADKQDIPAYIVDPVAVDEFEEIARISGFPEIKRKSLLHALNIKAVAHRYSDEINDEISNINLIVAHLGGGISVAAMRKGKLIDVNNSNEMGPFSPERTGELPVGDLVRMCFSGKYSIKEMKKKIKGTGGLSGYLATNDAKEVVKRIKQGDKKAELVFNAMAYQIGKEIGKMATVLKGEANVIIITGGLAYSDMLIDKIIDMVSFIADVKVFPGEDEMEALNMGALRVLENKEEAKIYENEVVLDD, from the coding sequence TTGCATAGAAAACTTATTTTAGCAATAAATCCTGGTTCAACATCTACAAAACTTAGTATATTTGAGAATACAAATAGATTGATTGAGGGCAAAATAAGTCATACAGTTGAAGATTTAAAGAATTTTGAACATATAATAGATCAAAAAGATTACAGACTAGATTTAATTTTAGATTGGTTAAAGAATAAAGACATAAAACTTGATCAACTTAGGGCTGTTGTAGGTAGAGGTGGTTTATTAAGACCTATGTCTGGAGGTTCTTATATAGTAACACCTAGAATGGTTAAGGATTTAGAAATTGGAATACAAGGTGAGCACGCATCAAATCTTGGTGGAATATTAGCTAAAGCTATAGCTGATAAACAAGACATACCGGCATATATTGTAGATCCAGTAGCAGTAGATGAGTTTGAAGAAATAGCTAGAATATCAGGTTTTCCAGAAATAAAAAGAAAATCGTTACTACATGCACTTAATATAAAAGCAGTAGCACATAGATATTCAGATGAGATAAATGATGAAATTTCTAATATAAATTTAATAGTTGCTCATTTAGGTGGAGGAATTTCAGTAGCAGCTATGAGAAAAGGAAAACTAATAGATGTAAACAATTCAAATGAGATGGGACCATTTTCACCTGAACGAACTGGGGAATTACCAGTAGGTGATTTAGTAAGAATGTGTTTTAGTGGTAAATATAGCATTAAAGAGATGAAGAAAAAAATAAAAGGTACTGGTGGATTATCAGGGTATCTAGCAACAAATGATGCCAAGGAAGTAGTAAAGAGGATAAAACAAGGAGATAAAAAAGCAGAACTTGTATTTAATGCAATGGCATATCAAATAGGTAAGGAAATTGGAAAAATGGCAACTGTTTTGAAAGGCGAGGCAAACGTTATCATAATAACCGGTGGATTAGCATATTCTGATATGTTAATAGACAAAATAATAGATATGGTTAGTTTTATAGCGGATGTAAAGGTTTTCCCGGGAGAAGATGAAATGGAAGCTCTTAACATGGGAGCGTTAAGAGTTCTAGAAAATAAGGAAGAAGCAAAAATATACGAAAACGAGGTGGTACTAGATGATTAG